One Deltaproteobacteria bacterium DNA segment encodes these proteins:
- a CDS encoding glutathione S-transferase family protein: MKNKSKELLERNPYGKVPVLEDGDAVIYESAVIDEYLEDKYPQIPLMPKAPYQRAQARIWIDYCNTRLQRAGGFISHEYKVEQSKAEVKEYLQTLDLQMANREYIAGDYSLADITFIPFFTRLERYQSSIGDDLPSVKSWMTRLLGRPAVRSTL, encoded by the coding sequence TTGAAGAACAAGTCCAAGGAGCTGCTCGAGCGAAATCCCTACGGCAAAGTCCCGGTATTGGAAGATGGCGACGCGGTGATCTACGAGTCGGCGGTCATCGATGAATATCTCGAAGACAAATATCCCCAGATACCGCTCATGCCGAAAGCTCCCTACCAACGCGCCCAGGCGCGCATCTGGATCGACTACTGCAACACCCGCTTGCAGCGCGCCGGCGGTTTCATTTCACATGAGTACAAGGTCGAGCAATCGAAAGCCGAAGTGAAAGAATATTTGCAGACTCTCGATCTCCAAATGGCCAATCGAGAATACATCGCCGGCGATTATTCACTGGCCGACATTACGTTCATCCCGTTCTTCACCAGATTGGAACGCTATCAATCGAGCATTGGCGACGATCTGCCAAGTGTAAAATCGTGGATGACGCGGCTGCTCGGCCGGCCGGCGGTGCGAAGCACGTTATAG